One window of the Streptomyces asoensis genome contains the following:
- a CDS encoding MFS transporter gives MTNSTNTTDSVGTPAPPAGIAGRREWTALGVLMLPLLLVSMDVSVLYFAIPAISADLAPTGTQQLWIFDIYAFVLAGLLMTMGSLGDRIGRRRLLLIGAAAFGAASLIAAYANSAETLIAARAVLGIGGATLMPSTMALIRTMFTDSAQRAKAIGIWSAVMTGGIALGSVMSGLLVQYFWWGSVFLVNLPAMVLLLVLGPVLLPESRDPAPGRFDWPSVPLSMAAVLPVIYGLKEIPSEGWHAEYVVPVTVGLLFAALFVHRQRTTASPMISPALFRGHGFAPALALNLVSAFGMMGSAFFTTQYLQSVLGKSALEAALWALLPSVPIGLAAPVATSLVQKGVNRAYVVTAGFAIGASGYALLALAGPDSMWLVLTACAVLACGIVMVLSQMTDLAMGAAPVERAGSASALLETGTEFGGALGMAVLGSIGTAIYRHDIPATAPAEARETLGGALAVAGRLPGRTGDALATTAREAFTSGMQGAAIAGALLLTAAAAAASITLRRIRVK, from the coding sequence ATGACCAACTCGACGAACACGACAGACTCGGTGGGCACCCCCGCACCCCCGGCAGGCATCGCCGGCCGCCGTGAATGGACCGCGCTGGGCGTACTGATGCTTCCGCTGCTGCTGGTCTCCATGGACGTCTCCGTCCTCTACTTCGCGATCCCGGCGATCAGCGCGGACCTGGCGCCGACCGGCACCCAGCAGCTGTGGATCTTCGACATCTACGCCTTCGTGCTGGCGGGCCTGCTGATGACGATGGGCTCGCTCGGCGACCGCATCGGCCGCCGCAGGCTGCTGCTGATCGGCGCCGCCGCCTTCGGCGCCGCCTCACTGATCGCGGCGTACGCGAACAGCGCCGAGACCCTCATCGCGGCCCGGGCGGTCCTCGGCATCGGCGGCGCGACCCTGATGCCCTCGACGATGGCCCTGATCCGCACGATGTTCACCGACTCGGCCCAGCGCGCGAAGGCGATCGGCATCTGGTCCGCGGTGATGACGGGCGGCATCGCGCTCGGCTCGGTGATGAGCGGCCTGCTGGTCCAGTACTTCTGGTGGGGCTCGGTCTTCCTGGTCAACCTGCCCGCGATGGTCCTGCTGCTCGTCCTCGGCCCGGTCCTGCTGCCGGAGTCCCGCGACCCCGCCCCCGGCCGCTTCGACTGGCCGAGCGTCCCGCTGTCGATGGCCGCCGTACTGCCCGTGATCTACGGCCTGAAGGAGATCCCGTCCGAGGGCTGGCACGCGGAGTACGTCGTCCCGGTCACCGTCGGTCTGCTCTTCGCGGCCCTCTTCGTCCACCGCCAGCGCACCACGGCCTCACCGATGATCTCCCCGGCCCTGTTCCGCGGCCACGGTTTCGCCCCCGCCCTCGCCCTCAACCTGGTCTCCGCCTTCGGCATGATGGGCTCGGCGTTCTTCACCACCCAGTACCTCCAGTCGGTCCTCGGCAAGAGCGCGCTGGAAGCGGCCCTGTGGGCCCTGCTCCCCTCGGTGCCGATCGGCCTGGCGGCCCCGGTCGCGACCTCCCTGGTCCAGAAGGGCGTCAACCGCGCCTACGTGGTGACGGCCGGCTTCGCGATCGGCGCGAGCGGCTATGCGCTGCTGGCCCTCGCCGGCCCGGACTCGATGTGGCTCGTGCTGACCGCCTGCGCGGTCCTGGCCTGCGGGATCGTCATGGTCCTGTCCCAGATGACGGACCTGGCGATGGGCGCGGCCCCGGTCGAACGCGCGGGCTCCGCGTCCGCCCTGCTGGAGACCGGCACCGAGTTCGGCGGCGCCCTCGGTATGGCCGTCCTCGGCTCCATCGGCACGGCGATCTACCGCCACGACATCCCGGCCACGGCCCCGGCCGAGGCCCGCGAGACCCTCGGCGGCGCCCTGGCGGTGGCGGGTCGTCTCCCGGGGCGCACGGGAGACGCCCTGGCGACGACGGCACGCGAGGCGTTCACCAGCGGCATGCAGGGCGCGGCGATCGCCGGAGCACTACTCCTCACCGCAGCGGCGGCAGCGGCTTCGATCACGCTGCGAAGGATCCGGGTGAAGTGA
- a CDS encoding PucR family transcriptional regulator, producing the protein MRENARVTADYQGDHQELVDEISELLGAPATLENRDFELIAFGAYDSEGELDASALDPVRTRSILTRRSTAAVRTWFEGFGITRATGPVRIPPTPEAGVYRGRVCLPVRHRGVVLGYVWLLDDDPGPSDAQLAAAMEVTGRIGALLADEAQHGADLTRELRAVLTAQPDWQRDMAVAELRTALGARADGPHTVVCVTPWPSADPDDAPSLRTLPGATALCTVPWGTASQSLALLVRLRSTDTLTPATSAATRLLERAGESAAGVAAGRIGLAELGAAWQEASASARAALAEPGLGPVARWASIGPYRLLTALPQETAQDPAVRTLLTPAHHELARTAEVYLDCAGQAGRTAAELGIHRQTLYYRLSRVEQLTGLDLDDGEDRLLLHMTLKAARLP; encoded by the coding sequence ATGCGGGAGAATGCCCGGGTGACAGCCGATTACCAAGGTGACCACCAGGAGCTCGTCGACGAGATCTCCGAGCTGCTCGGCGCCCCCGCGACCCTGGAGAACCGGGATTTCGAGCTGATCGCCTTCGGCGCCTACGACAGCGAGGGCGAGCTCGACGCGTCGGCGCTGGATCCGGTGCGCACCCGCTCGATCCTGACCCGGCGCTCCACGGCCGCCGTCCGTACCTGGTTCGAGGGCTTCGGCATCACCCGCGCGACCGGCCCGGTGCGGATCCCGCCGACCCCGGAAGCCGGGGTGTACCGGGGGCGGGTCTGCCTCCCCGTACGGCACCGGGGGGTCGTCCTCGGCTATGTCTGGCTGCTCGACGACGACCCCGGACCCTCGGACGCCCAGCTGGCGGCCGCGATGGAGGTGACCGGCCGGATCGGCGCCCTGCTCGCCGACGAGGCCCAGCACGGCGCGGACCTCACCCGGGAGCTGCGGGCGGTGCTGACCGCACAGCCCGACTGGCAGCGGGACATGGCGGTGGCGGAGTTGCGCACCGCGCTCGGCGCCCGCGCGGACGGCCCGCACACGGTGGTGTGCGTGACGCCCTGGCCTTCCGCCGACCCGGACGACGCACCCTCGCTGCGTACGCTGCCGGGGGCGACGGCACTGTGCACGGTCCCGTGGGGCACCGCATCCCAGTCGCTGGCCCTGCTGGTCCGCCTGCGTTCGACGGACACCCTCACCCCGGCGACGTCGGCTGCGACCCGGCTGCTGGAGCGGGCGGGCGAGTCCGCCGCGGGAGTGGCCGCGGGGCGGATCGGCCTCGCGGAACTCGGCGCCGCCTGGCAGGAGGCGTCGGCGTCGGCGCGGGCGGCGCTCGCGGAGCCCGGCCTCGGCCCGGTCGCCCGGTGGGCGTCCATCGGCCCCTACCGCCTGCTGACCGCCCTGCCCCAGGAGACCGCCCAGGACCCCGCCGTGCGGACCCTGTTGACCCCCGCCCACCACGAACTCGCCCGCACGGCCGAGGTGTACCTCGACTGCGCGGGCCAAGCGGGCCGCACGGCAGCCGAGTTGGGAATCCACCGGCAGACCCTCTACTACCGGCTGTCCCGGGTGGAACAGCTGACCGGCCTGGACCTCGACGACGGCGAGGACCGGCTGCTCCTGCACATGACCCTCAAGGCGGCCCGGCTGCCCTAG
- a CDS encoding TetR/AcrR family transcriptional regulator: MGHREDLLEGAKRCLLEKGFLRTTARDIVKESGTNLASIGYHYGSKDALLVQAYVSLIEGAGDEFDPGWGAGGEMTAAAGSLERFQEVWASIIGSVPRTRAIWLLSFELIVQGDRLPEVRKLLAEAQEEGRSGIVPMFNGIPEDELDKETVDTEGRFYQTLLNGLMVQWLFDPDSATDAAQLTEGLRRVIAGAAQS; encoded by the coding sequence ATGGGACACCGTGAGGATCTGCTCGAAGGCGCCAAGCGCTGCCTGCTGGAGAAGGGGTTCCTGCGTACGACCGCGCGGGACATCGTCAAGGAGTCGGGGACCAACCTGGCGTCCATCGGCTACCACTACGGGTCGAAGGACGCGCTGCTGGTGCAGGCGTACGTCTCGCTGATCGAGGGTGCCGGCGACGAGTTCGACCCCGGGTGGGGCGCGGGGGGCGAGATGACGGCGGCCGCCGGGTCGCTGGAGCGCTTCCAGGAGGTGTGGGCGAGCATCATCGGCTCGGTGCCGCGGACGCGGGCCATCTGGCTGCTGAGCTTCGAGCTCATCGTCCAGGGGGACCGGCTCCCCGAGGTGCGCAAGCTGCTGGCCGAGGCGCAGGAGGAGGGCCGGTCGGGGATCGTGCCCATGTTCAACGGCATTCCGGAGGACGAGCTCGACAAGGAGACCGTCGACACCGAGGGCCGCTTCTACCAGACCCTCCTCAACGGGCTCATGGTCCAGTGGCTCTTCGACCCGGACTCGGCGACCGACGCGGCACAGCTCACCGAGGGACTGCGCCGGGTGATCGCGGGCGCCGCGCAGAGCTGA
- a CDS encoding proline dehydrogenase family protein, translating into MLGPVILAASRSDRMRRLISAAPVTKQVVDRFIPGETVDDIVPIVEELTAGGLELTMDVVGEDITTPEQAAAARDAYLALIDRLAELELGERVEMSVKLSMFGQALPSPTTALIEGPSGPAPTFQGGHELALANVRPVVEAAAAIGTTVTLDAEDHTTLDSMFAIHEELRKDFPQTGCVIQAYLFRTEADARRLAESGSRVRLVKGAYKEPAEVAYQQKHEIDKAYVRILRTLMEGEGYPMIGSHDPRLISIAQELARKAGRKLDEYEFQMLYGIRSDEHLRLAAEGHRMRVYTAYGTDWYGYFMRRLAEKPANLRFFARSMLTRG; encoded by the coding sequence GTGCTGGGTCCCGTGATTCTCGCCGCTTCGCGCAGCGACCGGATGCGACGCCTGATCTCGGCGGCCCCGGTGACGAAGCAGGTCGTGGACCGCTTCATCCCCGGTGAGACGGTCGACGACATCGTCCCGATCGTCGAGGAGCTCACCGCCGGGGGGCTGGAGCTGACGATGGACGTCGTCGGCGAGGACATCACCACCCCCGAGCAGGCCGCCGCCGCCCGGGACGCCTACCTGGCGCTGATCGACCGGCTCGCGGAGCTGGAGCTCGGCGAGCGGGTCGAGATGTCCGTCAAGCTGTCGATGTTCGGACAGGCCCTCCCGTCGCCCACCACCGCCCTGATCGAAGGGCCCTCCGGGCCCGCCCCCACCTTCCAGGGCGGCCACGAGCTGGCCCTCGCCAACGTGCGCCCGGTCGTCGAGGCCGCCGCGGCCATCGGCACCACCGTCACTCTCGACGCCGAGGACCACACCACCCTCGACTCGATGTTCGCCATCCACGAGGAGCTGCGGAAGGACTTCCCGCAGACCGGCTGTGTCATCCAGGCCTACCTCTTCCGCACCGAGGCCGACGCCCGCCGGCTCGCGGAGAGCGGCAGCCGGGTACGGCTCGTGAAGGGCGCGTACAAGGAGCCCGCCGAGGTCGCCTACCAGCAGAAGCACGAGATCGACAAGGCGTACGTCCGGATCCTGCGCACGCTGATGGAGGGCGAGGGGTACCCCATGATCGGGTCCCACGACCCGCGCCTCATCTCCATCGCGCAGGAGCTCGCCCGCAAGGCCGGGCGCAAGCTGGACGAGTACGAGTTCCAGATGCTGTACGGCATCCGCAGCGACGAGCACCTGCGGCTGGCCGCCGAGGGCCACCGCATGCGCGTCTACACCGCCTACGGCACCGACTGGTACGGCTACTTCATGCGTCGCTTGGCGGAGAAGCCCGCCAACCTGCGTTTTTTCGCCCGCAGCATGCTCACCCGGGGCTGA